Proteins from a genomic interval of Kitasatospora herbaricolor:
- a CDS encoding MMPL family transporter: MGAWSARHRRSAVFGWLLFVVLAAYLGGVHGSTQVTESESMPGQVARAAKILDEAGIKAPASESVLVQSASLTADDPAFRAVVDQVRAAVTGTGRTADLRSPYDTQAFSADRRSALVQFTVTGDREKAVENIPAVLDAVAKVQAQHRDLTVEELGEASSGKWFEDQFADDFQRAEWTAVPLALGILLIAFGALVAAVLPVVLALTAFIAAGGLVALSSGLLHTSNDASSVMLLVGLAVGVDYCLFYLRREREERAAGHDAETALRIAAATSGRAVLVSGVTVVVAMAGMFLTGIADFQAMSYATIVVVITAVLGSLTVLPALLSMLGDRVDKGKVPLLHRLRRPESAATGGRIWNAVLTPVLRRPLAATVLAGGLLLGIAAPLLTMHTANLTFQQQLPKGNALVATSERIQAAFPGSPSPATVVVKATDIDSAAISAAIEDLKSRALASNRMHGPVDVTLHAEQNIATIDIPLMGSGNDSASTEALRTLREDIIPATLLKVPGTEAPVTGSTAGSHDFNEQMTGSMLPVFGFVVAFAFLLMLTSFRSLAVAVTAVVLNLLSVGAAYGVLTLVFQHGVGASLLGTAGVGAIDSWVPLFLFVILFGLSMDYHVFVVSRIKEGHDRGLSTQAAIAHGIRSTAGVVTSAAVIMVAVFGVFGTLSMQSMKQMGVGLAVAVLIDATIIRGVLLPAVMSLLGERNWYLPRWLGRLPDFSHTEPAPLTDRAAPAAPAGPEPGTDGARRRRVGV; encoded by the coding sequence ATGGGCGCCTGGAGCGCCCGGCACCGCAGGAGCGCCGTCTTCGGCTGGCTGCTCTTCGTCGTCCTCGCCGCCTACCTCGGCGGGGTGCACGGCAGCACCCAGGTCACCGAGTCCGAATCCATGCCCGGCCAGGTCGCCCGCGCCGCGAAGATCCTCGACGAGGCCGGCATCAAGGCACCGGCCTCCGAGAGCGTGCTCGTCCAGAGCGCTTCGCTGACCGCCGACGACCCGGCCTTCCGCGCCGTCGTCGACCAGGTCCGGGCCGCCGTCACCGGCACCGGGAGGACCGCGGACCTGCGCTCCCCGTACGACACCCAGGCCTTCTCCGCCGACCGCCGCTCCGCCCTGGTCCAGTTCACCGTCACCGGCGACCGCGAGAAGGCCGTCGAGAACATCCCCGCCGTCCTGGACGCCGTGGCGAAGGTCCAGGCGCAGCACCGCGACCTCACCGTCGAGGAGCTCGGCGAGGCCAGCTCCGGCAAGTGGTTCGAGGACCAGTTCGCCGACGACTTCCAGCGCGCCGAGTGGACGGCCGTCCCGCTCGCCCTCGGCATCCTGCTGATCGCCTTCGGCGCCCTGGTCGCCGCCGTCCTGCCGGTGGTGCTCGCCCTCACCGCCTTCATCGCGGCCGGCGGCCTGGTCGCCCTCAGCAGCGGGCTGCTGCACACCAGCAACGACGCCAGCTCGGTGATGCTGCTGGTCGGCCTGGCCGTCGGCGTCGACTACTGCCTCTTCTACCTGCGCCGCGAACGCGAGGAGCGGGCCGCCGGGCACGACGCCGAGACCGCCCTGCGGATCGCCGCCGCCACCAGCGGCCGGGCCGTCCTGGTCTCCGGCGTCACCGTGGTCGTCGCGATGGCCGGCATGTTCCTCACCGGCATCGCCGACTTCCAGGCCATGTCCTACGCCACCATCGTCGTGGTGATCACCGCCGTGCTCGGCTCGCTCACCGTCCTGCCCGCCCTGCTCTCCATGCTCGGCGACCGGGTCGACAAGGGCAAGGTCCCGCTGCTGCACCGGCTGCGCCGGCCGGAGAGCGCCGCGACCGGCGGCCGGATCTGGAACGCCGTCCTCACCCCGGTGCTGCGCCGCCCGCTGGCCGCCACCGTCCTGGCCGGCGGCCTCCTCCTCGGCATCGCCGCCCCGCTGCTCACCATGCACACCGCCAACCTCACCTTCCAGCAGCAACTGCCCAAGGGCAACGCCCTGGTGGCCACCTCCGAGCGGATCCAGGCCGCCTTCCCCGGCAGCCCCTCCCCCGCCACCGTCGTGGTCAAGGCCACCGACATCGACTCCGCGGCGATCAGCGCCGCGATCGAGGACCTCAAGTCCAGGGCCCTGGCGAGCAACCGAATGCACGGCCCGGTCGACGTGACCCTGCACGCCGAGCAGAACATCGCCACCATCGACATCCCGCTGATGGGCTCCGGCAACGACAGCGCCAGCACCGAGGCCCTGCGCACCCTGCGCGAGGACATCATCCCGGCCACCCTGCTGAAGGTCCCCGGCACCGAGGCGCCGGTCACCGGCTCCACCGCCGGCTCGCACGACTTCAACGAGCAGATGACCGGCAGCATGCTGCCGGTGTTCGGGTTCGTGGTGGCCTTCGCCTTCCTGCTGATGCTCACCTCCTTCCGCTCGCTGGCCGTCGCCGTCACCGCCGTGGTGCTCAACCTGCTCTCGGTCGGCGCGGCGTACGGGGTGCTGACGCTGGTCTTCCAGCACGGCGTCGGCGCCTCGCTGCTCGGCACGGCCGGGGTCGGCGCGATCGACAGCTGGGTGCCGCTGTTCCTCTTCGTGATCCTCTTCGGACTCTCGATGGACTACCACGTCTTCGTGGTCTCCCGGATCAAGGAGGGCCACGACCGGGGCCTGTCCACCCAGGCCGCCATCGCCCACGGCATCCGTTCCACCGCCGGGGTCGTCACCAGCGCGGCGGTCATCATGGTCGCGGTGTTCGGGGTCTTCGGAACGCTCTCCATGCAGTCCATGAAGCAGATGGGCGTCGGCCTCGCGGTCGCCGTGCTGATCGACGCGACGATCATCCGCGGGGTGCTGCTGCCCGCCGTGATGAGCCTGCTCGGCGAGCGCAACTGGTACCTGCCGCGCTGGCTCGGCCGGCTCCCCGACTTCTCGCACACCGAGCCCGCCCCGCTCACCGACCGGGCCGCACCCGCGGCCCCGGCCGGGCCGGAGCCCGGGACGGACGGCGCCCGGCGCCGCCGGGTCGGTGTCTGA